The nucleotide sequence GGCGGACATAGATAAATAGAGATATGCTGAATAAAATTCCTTATTTATTTGTTTATTTAAGGCATCTAAGATATTTTCTTTAATCATCAATATTCACCAAACTTGGCAATAATTTTATTCTTTTTCTTTCTTTTCAATTAAGCATTTATTTGCTAATTTTATAGCTAAATCTTCTGGGTCTTTTATTGGGAAGTCATTATCAGTTAGCAATTTAACTAATTCTCCAGCCTCTATATTTCCACATGGTAAAGATAAACCACAAGGTAAAGCTTCTGCCAACTCAACTTTACTTTTTATTGGAAAAACTTTTTTGTCTTTGAAGTATTCAACTAATTTTAGTTTAAAGTCTTGAATATCCTTTAACGCTTCGTATAGTGGATGGTTTGTTGTTATCATTTACATCACCAAAATTTTATTCTATTTTTCTAAATGCATTTTTCCCCAAACCACACTGTGGGCATTTGAATGTATCTGGGAGTTCTTCAAATTTTG is from Methanocaldococcus bathoardescens and encodes:
- a CDS encoding MTH865 family protein, with the protein product MITTNHPLYEALKDIQDFKLKLVEYFKDKKVFPIKSKVELAEALPCGLSLPCGNIEAGELVKLLTDNDFPIKDPEDLAIKLANKCLIEKKEKE
- a CDS encoding rubredoxin is translated as MAKYQCMCGWIYDEDVGEPPQNIPPGTKFEELPDTFKCPQCGLGKNAFRKIE